Proteins from a single region of Mytilus trossulus isolate FHL-02 chromosome 2, PNRI_Mtr1.1.1.hap1, whole genome shotgun sequence:
- the LOC134705781 gene encoding uncharacterized protein LOC134705781, whose product MLTVFWILQSLLFIGCCCALKCWHCISDNCDIDPDDNERAEQRTCKRGQYCQKVYFEMHSTFENKQLYSTVRGCAWDCSPKNDFRNCSRDLYSSRGCIEKMCCNDNDLCNGSNIIHMTGISRILGMLIFTTIISNMGFT is encoded by the exons GTTGCTGTTGCGCACTGAAATGCTGGCATTGTATATCAGACAACTGTGATATAGACCCGGATGATAACGAAAGAGCTGAGCAGAGAACATGTAAACGGGGCCAATATTGTCAG aaggTTTACTTTGAGATGCATAGTACATtcgaaaacaaacaattatattcCACTGTTCGCGGTTGTGCATGGGATTGCTCGCCTAAAAATGATTTTAGAAATTGTTCACGGGACCTTTATTCCTCAAGAGGATGTATCGAAAAAATGTGTTGCAATGACAACGATTTGTGTAATGGCAGTAACATAATTCACATGACAGGAATATCAAGAATTCTCGGAATGCTTATTTTTACAACGATCATATCTAATATGGGTTTTACATAG